In Aquincola tertiaricarbonis, the genomic stretch GCTCAAGTCGCTGCGGGCCGGCAAGCTCGTCTACCCGGGGCCGCTGGACCGCGCGCACGCATGGGCCTACCTGCCCGACCTGGCCCGCGCCTTCGTGGCCGTGGCCGAGCGTGCACGCCCGGGCCAGGCGGCGGGTCTGTCTGCTGTCGAAGTGCTGCATTTCGAAGGCCACACGCTGACCGGTGCCGAGCTGCTGGCCGCGCTGGCGGGCGCGGCCGACGACATCGGCGCCACACCCGCGGTGGTGGCCCGGCGCGGCTGGCGCCATGGCAGCCTGCCCTGGGGGCTGATGCGCGCGGCCGGCATCTTCGTGCCGATGCTGAAGGCCGTGGCCGAGATGCGCTACCTGTGGTTCAAGCCGCATGCACTCGACGGTGCAAGCCTCTTGTCGTGCACCGGCGCGCTGCCGCAGACGCCACCACGGCAGGCGCTGCGTCAGGCCATGCTGGATCTGGGCTTGGCGGCGCAGGCCAGCCCCGCCCACATCCGCTCGGCCTGATCAGGCCGCGCGGACCTCGAGGCCGTGCCTCAAGGCGTGGGCAGGGCGTCGCTGGCGCCCGCCGCCCTGCGGCTCAGCTTGCGGCGCACCTGGGCCACCGTCTCCAGCATCGCGTCCAGCAGCGGCGACTGGGTGCCGCGCAGGTAGAAGCAGTGCAAGTCCATGTAGGCCGGCACGCAGCTGAGCAGCGGCCGGTAGGCCACGCCAGGGTAGTGCACGTGGGTCATCGATTCGGGCACCAGCGTCACGCCCACGCCGGTGGCGGCCAGCAAGGTGGCGGTGACCACGTCGCTGGCCGGCGGTGCGAAGCGGGGCTCGAAGCCATGCGCGCGGCACAGCGCCAGCGCATTGGCGGCGGCCGAGGGTGAGCTGCCGATGATCAGCGTCTGGCCGTTGAGCGATGTCACGTCCACCGAAGGTTTGGCGGCCAGTGGATGGTCGGCCGCCAGCGCCAGCAGCAGCTGCTCGCGGCCCACCAGCGTCACCTCGATGTCGTGCTCCTCGGGCAGCAGCCGCTCGAACACCAGCAGCACCCGGCCCTGGCGCAGCGCCGGGATCTGCGCCGGCGTCTGCGCATGGTGCAGCACCAGCTCCACGTCGGGGTGGGTGCTGCGGAAGGCGCTCAGCACCTGCGGCACCAGGCCGAAGATGGCCGAACCATAGAGGCCCACGTCCAGGCGGCCGATCTCGCCGCGGGCGGCCAGCTGCGTCTGCTGCACCGCCTGGTCGGTCAGGGCCAGCAGGGTGCGGGCATGCTGCAGCAGCTGCTGGCCGGCGGCCGTCAGCGCCATGCCGCGCGAGCTGCGGTGGAACAGCTTGACGCCCAGCTCGTCTTCCAGGTGCTGGATCTGCCGCGTCAACGGCGGCTGAGAGAGGTTCAGCCGCTCGGCCGCGCGGCCCAGGTGGCCGGTCTCGGCCACCGCCACGAAGTAGGTGAGTTGTCTGAGGTCCATCGGGGTGGGGCTGCGCGGCCGGCGCCGCGGGCAGGCAGGTCATGCTACCCGCGGGCGCCGGCTTCAGCGCCGGGTCACTGCGGCGCCACCGAGATGTTGGAGACGATGGCCTTGCCGGTGGTGCCGGTGAAGTCCAGCCGCAGCTCGCCGTTGCTCACGGTGGCGTTGAAGGAGCGGGCGATGGCCGCATTGCGCGCACCGGCGGCCTGCAGCACGTCCAGCCCGGTCAGCTGGCGCACGCCATTGGCATCGACATTCAACACCCGGCTGCCCACGGCCGTGGCGGTGGGCTCCAGGAAGCCCAGCGTCACCTTGTAGTTGCCGTTGGGCACCGGGATGCGGTAGCCGAAGCTCGCACCTTCACGCCACATGTCCCACACGCGGCCGGTCTCGGGGATGGCCGTGCTGCCCAGGCCGGCGATGGGCACCGCGCCGCTGAGGCCCAGGCCCGAGCGACCGACGATGGCCGGCAGCTCGCCGCCGACGAAGAACTTGTCGGAGCCGAAGCGGTGGTTGCCCAGCAGCGGGTCGGTGGACTGCAGGCCGGTGGTCAGCTGGCCTGCGGCGATGAAGACGTTGTTCACCCGCTCGGCCGCCAGGTTCCAGCTCACCAGGTCGGTGACGGTGCTGCCGCCATGCACGCCTTCGGCCACCACGGTGTTGGCGCCGGGTTGCAGCTGCACGTTCTTGAACTCGCACACCTTCAGCACGCACTGGGCCGCCGCCAGCGTGCCCACGGTCGCGCCGTTGACTTTCAGTGCCACCGTGTCGGCGTTGCTGTACACCTTGATGTTGTTGCTGGCGTAGGCGCGCTCGGTGTAGCGGCGCTCGGCGATGTAGGTGACCGGCGTCTGTGTCCAGTTGGCCTTGTAGAAGTAGAAGACGTCCTTCTTGACCGAGCGATCGAAGGTGACGATGCCCTTGGTGTTGGTCTGGCCGATGTCGCCCTCATGCCGGTTGCCGGAACCGAAGTCGAACATGTTCCAGATCCATGAGCCCATCAGGTAGGGCCGGGCCACGATCTGGGCGTAGGCCTTCTCGTGCACGTAGTTGGCATACCCCTCGGGCTGGTAGCAGATGCGGGTGGCGCCGCTGGTGTCGCGTTGGCACACGCGGCCGCCGGCCACGTCGTCGGTGTGGTGCGTCAGCGCATTGCCGGCGCCGTACTCACTCACGCCGATGGGCGTGGTGGGCAGGCGGCGGTGGAAGTCGTCCAGGTTGTCGCCGAGCTGGGTTTCAGACGTTCCGTAGTACCACTGGAAGTAGCGGTTGACGCTGTAGCTGTCGGTGTAGCCGGTCTGCGTCAGCGTGTCGGGCAGCACCACGTCGCCGTTGCGCGTCACCTGGTTGGCCAGGGTGGTGATGCGCAGCGGGTCTTCTTCCTTGGCCACCTTGTTCAGGCTGGCCAGCAGTGGCTGCACGTTGTTCTGCGCATCGGTGCCGCCGGTCAATTCGTTGGCGATGGACCAGATGCCGATGGACGAGTGGTTGTACTGCTGGCGGATCAGCTCGCGCAGCTGCATGCGCGCGTTCTCGGCAAAGCCGGTGGCCTCGGGGTCGGCCAGCCGCGCCACGGAGGTCGAATTGACCAGCGGCAACTCGGCCCACACCACCACGCCCAGCTTTTCGGCCTGGCGCACGGTGTAGGCGGAATGCGGGTAGTGGGCCAGCCGCACGGTGTTGGCGCCCACCTCCTTGATCTGCCGGAACGATTCGTCCACGTCGGCTTCGGAGATGGCCCAGGCCTTGCCCTGCACGTCCTGATGCAGGTTCACGCCGTGCAGCGGCACCGACTTGCCATTGAGGAAGAAGCCCTTGTCGGCATCGAAGCGCATCTCGCGGATGCCGAAGTCCTGCACCACCTTGTCGATGGTGTTGCCGCCCGCGTCTTTCAGTTCCACCACCAGGCGGTACAGGTAGGGGTCGGCCAGGCCTTGCCACAGGCGCGGGGCGGTGACGGCCAGGTCCTGCGCCACGTCGGCCGCGGCGCCGGCCTTGAGGCTCACCGACTGCGCAGCGCGGGCCTTGACGGCCGTGCCGTCGGCTTCCACCAGCGCGGCCTGCACGGTGAAGTTGCCGTCGGCACCACTGGTGTTGCGCAGCTTGGCCAGCACGTTGACGGTGGCCTTGTCGGCCGCCACGGCGGTGCTGCGTGCGAACACGCCGCTGCTGCCTAAGTCGTCCAGCGCGATCTGGGCGCGGCTGGGCGTGCCCACCAGCGACACGCCGCGGTACAGGCCGCCCGACATGTTGAAGTCGCCGCCCAGGGGCGCGATGGCGGTGGGGCTGCTGTCGCTGGTGGCCGCACGGTTGTCGGTCTTGACCAGCAGCACGTTGCGGCCGGGCTTGATGACCGAGGTGACGTCGAAACGGAAGGCGGTGAAGGCCCCGCGGTGCTGGCCGAGCTTGGTACCGTTGAGCCACACGTCAACCACGATGCTGGCGCCGTCGAACTGCAGCCACTGCGTGGCCGACTTGGCGTCGGCGTGGTCGAACTCCAGCCGGTACCAGCCGATGCCGCGCTTGTAGGTGGGCGTGGTGGGGGTGGACTGCGCGGTGGTGGCCGCGTCGGTCGCGTTCCAGGTGTGGGGCAGGCTGACGGTGCTCCAGTTGCTGGCCGCGCTGGCCAGCGCCTGTTCGTCGCTCAGGCCGTCGTCCTGCACGAACTTCCACTGCGTCATCAGCGCGGTGCTGGTGCGGCTGTCGGCCAGCAGTTCGGCCGGGCTGTCGCCACCGCCGCCGTCGCCGCCGCAGGCCACCAGCACAGCGGCCGTCACGGCGGTCAGGGCCAGGCTCTTCCACAGCGGAGCCGGCTTCATGGTCTTTGTCATGGGTACTCCCTTGGTTGGGTTGATCAGTAGGTGAGACCGAAGCCGAACGGGAACAGCGTGTCCGCCGCCGGGTAGCCCGGCACGTCGGGCTGGTTGTCCACCACGGCCTTGCTGCTGCGGGCCAGCGCGAAGGGCAGCTTGCCCTGCGGCTTGACGGCGGCGCCGGTGGCCAGCACCTTGCCGCTGAGCACGTCCAGCAGCGCGGTGTTGCTGATGCCGAAGCCCGCGACGATGGCGCCCGCGTTCTTCAGGCCGCTGGCATCGTCCAGCACGTAGGGCTGGCGGAAGTAGATGGCCAGCACCGTCTTCTTGGCGCCCACCTCGTTCATCACCGCCTGGATCTTGTCGAGCGAGGGCGTCACCTCCCACGACTGCGAGGCATGCATCTCCGTGAAGGACAGCATGCCGTTCTCCCACGGCAGCGAGCCGCCGAAGTTCAGCCCGTTGTCCAGGCAGGCCTTGAGGGCATCCTCGGCCGAGTAGTCGGACGGCGTCACGCAACGGTCGGGCGCGCCCCAGGCCTTGCCGGTGGCCGGATTGAGGCGGCCGCCGGTGGCGGGGTCGTTGCTGCGGTAGCTGCTTGTGGCGCGGGTGTTGGTGCCGGGCAGCAGCTTGTTGGTGGACACCTCCACGCGGATCACCGCCATGTCGTGGCCGGCGGCGCTGGGGCGCTGGCCGTTCACGGCCGCATCACCATCGGTGACGGTGAAACCGTACTTCTCGGTGTCCGACTTGGCCATGCCCATGGTGTAGAGCCGGGCGCCGGCCTTCAGCGGCAGTGCTTTGCCGCCGCCGTCCTGGTCCAGGTTCTGCAGCAGCACCACCGACTTGCGCTGGATTTCCATGCCCAGCGCACGGTGTGCATCGGCACCCACGGTGGTGGTGGCCTGCGGCGCCACCACGTAGGGGTTCTCGAACAGGCCCAGCTGGAACTGTTCCTTCAGCAGGCGCTTGGCCGCTTCGGTCACGCGGGCCTCGCTCACCAGGCCGGCACTCACCAGGTCGACGATGGTCTTGTTCTCGCTGAAGCCCGAAAGCGTTTCGGTGCCGCCATTGATGGCGGCGGCCACGCGCTCGGCCACGGTCTTCTTCTCCAGGCCCCAGGCACGGTCGGTGACGATGCCGGTGTCGGAGTTCACGTAGCCCTGGAAGCCCAGCTTGCCGCGCAGCAGGTCGGTCACCACCTGCTTGGAGAAGGCCATGCCGGTCTGCTCGTAGGTCACGCCCTCGTAGGTCACATTGATGGGCACGCCGTAGTAGGGCATCACGGCCGATACGCCGGCGTCGAGGGCGGCCATGAAGGGCTTGAGGTGGTAGCCGAAATTGCCGCCCGGGTACACCTGGTTCTTGCCATGGGCGTAGTGCGGGTCCAGCCCCATCTCCTGCGGCCCGCCGCCCGGGAAGTGCTTGAGCGTCAGCGCCACCGCGGAGTCGGGCGTCACCGAAGTGCCGTCCTTGACCTTGGGGCCCTGCAGCGTCTGCACCAGGGTCTTCATGATGTTGGCGTTGAGGTCCGCGTCCTCGGTGAAGGTCTCGTGCACGCGGTACCAGCGCGGCTCGGTCGACAGGTCGGCCATGTAGCCGTACATGCCGCGCAGGCCGATCGACTTCCACTCGCGGCCCATCACCGTCGCGAAGTCCTGGATCACCGACATGTCGCCGGTGCCCAGCGCAGCCGCCGCCAGGCCGGCTTCCTTCGGAAACTCGGTGAAGGCGCCTGCCGCCTCGTTGATGCCCACGCGCGGGTCTTTCTCGTAGTGGTTGCGCGCGTTGGACTTGAAGACGGCCGGGATGCCCAGGCGGGTGGCCTCGCTGGCCTCCTGCACGGCATTGGTGAACAGGGCCGCCTGCTCTGGCGTCACCTGGCCGCTGGACGGCGTGGCCGTTACCACGCTGCGCAGGATGAAGCGGCTCATCTTCTGGTTCTGGATCAGGTCCAGCGCATTGGCGGGCAGCGCACCGGCGGTGCCCGCGTTCAGCGTGTTGATGAGCATCAGGCCGGCCTTCTCCTGCAGCGTCATCTGCGACACCAGGTCGTCGATGCGCTCCTGCACCGGGCGGCGCCAGTCTTCATAGACATCCAGCCGGCCGTTGCCGTTGGCGTCCTTGAACTGCTTGCCGTCCACGCTGATCACGGCCTTGGCGCGGGCGCCGATGACGGGCTGGGCGATCTCTTCATCGCCGTCGCTGCCGCAGCCGGCCAGGATGAGCAGGCCCAGGGCGCCGCACAGGCTGACGCGGGCGGCCAGGGAGGTGGGGCGCAGCAGGGCGGCGCGAGCAGGGGGAAGGCGGTGCATGGAGGTCTCCGGTGAAATCGGCCCCTCGTGGGGGCTCTCTGGGTGCAGGGGGAGCGGCTTCAGAACGAGGTGCGCATGCCGACGTTGGCCACCCGCTTCTCGCTGATGTAGTCCGCCAGGTCGCCGCTGGCATACGACAGGCCGGCATAGACCTGCGTGTTCTTCGAGAAGGCATAGCGGGCCACCAGCGCGGCCTTGCCCAGGTCGGCCGAGGCGGACGTGCCTTCGTACTTCACGCGGGTGTAGTTGGCGCCATAGGTGAACAGGCCCATCGGCACCTCGACGCCCACCGTGGCGCCGTCGGTGCGGTTGGCCACGAAGGCGCGGCCCGCATTGATGGTGAGGTTGGACACGCCTGAGGCGGCACCGTTGCCGCTGCCGGTGGCCAGGTCGCGGTTGCGCTGCCAGCCGCCCAGGATCTTGAAGGCGCCGAAGTTGTAGTTGGCGCCGATGGTCAGCGACTTGTTGGTGTCGTCGTCGGTGGTGCGCGACTTGTTCCACTCGTATGAGAAGGCCACTGCCACCGGGCCGCCCAGGTAGCCTGCGCTGACGCCATGGAAGCGGTCGGTTGTGCCTTCACCCGGCGCCACCTGGGCCGCGGCGAAGAAGCCGCCCCAGGTGGGCGTGCGGTATTGGACGACGTTATCGGCGCGCGGCGCGTTGAGCCACAGCGGGATGGCACGGCCCAGGTTGGTGACGCCGGTGCTGGGGTTGCTGACCAGGGCATTGCCCATCGGGTCGGTCAGGCCCATCACATAGTCTTCCAGGATGTACTGGCGGCCCAGGCGCAGCTCGCCCAGCGTGGCATGGCTCAGGCTGATGAAGGTCTGGCGGCCGAAGGCGCGTCCGCCCTGGGCCGAGGTGCCGGCGTCGGCATTGATGCCGCCTTCGATCACCACCTGGGCCTTCAGGCCGTCGCCCAGGTCTTCGTTGACGCGCACGCCCCAGCGCGAGCCGTTGAGGCCGTTGTTGGTGCCGTCGTTCATCACGGTGCGGGTGTCGCCGCCGGCGCGGCCACCGGCCTTGTATTGCGTGACGTTCAGGTCCACCAGACCGTACAGCGTCACGTTGCTCTGTGCGCTGGCGGTGTGTGCCGCGCAGGCGAGTGCCATCCCCACCCACACGGGGCTGTGCTTGAAGTTCATCGTCGTCCTCGGTTGCGCTTGGTTGGTCAGGCCGCCCGGTGTGCGCCAGCACCGGGCGGTGTCGGGGCGTACGGCCGCTTCAGCCGTCTTCGAAGGGCCCGGTGCGCACGAAGCTGCCGCCCTGGTACAGGGCCACCGGGTCGGTCGGGTCGATGTGGGGCTGGCGAGCTTCCAGCTCGGCGCGGAAGCGCTCGGAGCTGTCCTGCGGCCGGTAGCCCAGGTGGCGTGCCGGGCCGTTGTCCCACCAGGCGGTGGTGTTGTCCGACAGGCCATACACCACGGTGTGGCCCACCACCGGTGCGGTGAGGGCGGCCACCACCAGGCGCTCCAGGTCGTCGAAGCTGAGCCAGGTGGCCAGCATGCGGCGGTCCTTGGGCGCTTCGTAGGAAGAGCCGATGCGCAGGCTCACGGTCTCGATGCCGTGCTTGTCGAAGTACAGCTGGGCCAGGTTCTCGCCGAAGGCCTTGGACAGGCCGTAGAGCCCGTCGGGCCGCGGCGGATCCAGCGGGCTGATGACCTCGCGCTGGGTGTAGAAACCCGTCACGTGGTTGGAGCTGGCGAACACCACGCGGCGCACGCCGTTGTGCCGCGCTGCCTCGTACAGGTTGTAGGCGCCCACGATGTTGCTGGCCAGGATGGGCGACCAGGGCTGCTCGGTGGACACGCCGCCCATGTGCACCACCGCATCCACGTCGCGCAGCAGTCGGCGCATCGCGTCGGGGTTCTCCAGGTAGGCCAGCTCGATTTCTTCGCCGCTACCGGCGGGGCCGAAGTCGCTGCGGTGGCTGAGTCGCAGCACTTCGCACTGGCGCTTGAGCCGCGGCCGCAGCACCCGGCCCAGGTGGCCGTCGGCGCCGGTGAGCAGCAGCCGCTTGAAGCGCGGTGGGCTGGCGTTCATCGTCAAGGTCTCCTCGATCTGCCTGTTGTTTGCACGGCAGTGTGTCGAAGTGACTCGACCCGATCCAATGCCTTTTGGGTGCGCGTTCCTTACCTTTTCGGTAAGACGACCCGCGCAGGCCTTGTGGGGTGGGGCAAGAGGGCCTGAGGCAGGCCTGGCAAGCGGTTGCGGGTCGGGTTTTCCAGCAGACGGGGGTCCACGCAGGGCAGGGAAACCCCCGGTGCCTTCCACGCTGGCCGTCGGGCCAGCGCTATCGGCGTTGGTCGCTCTGGCGGACGTCTGTCGTCGGCGGTCGGTGGCTGCACGGCTCGGGGAGCGCACAGGGCTGACAGCAGGCCGCCGGTTGGTCCAGCTCCTGAGGATCGGCCATCGGCCCGAACCGGGGATCGCGCGTCAAGCGCTGACCGACCGATATGCAGCGGTTGCTGCCGGTGGCCGCCGGCGGGCGTACGCACGCTGACTGACACCAAGCGGTCGTTGGGCCTGGCAACCGTGGGCGGCGTGAAGGTCAGCTGTACAGGGCACAGCGGCCGCAAGCCTCGCGCAGCTGCTCAGCTCCACGCCAATGACCGCTTTGAACCGCCCCGGGATTCGAGGAGGCTCAACACTCTGAGAGGATTGAGCCATGAGCAAGTCGAACAAGTTCTCACCCGAGGTGCGTGAGCGCGCGGTGAGGATGGTGCAGGAGCACCGAGGGGAGTACCCGTCGCTGTGGGCGGCCATCGAGTCCATCGCGCCCAAGATTGGCTGCGTGCCGCAGACGCTGAACGAATGGGTCAAGCGCGCCGAGGTCGATGCC encodes the following:
- a CDS encoding LysR substrate-binding domain-containing protein, whose protein sequence is MDLRQLTYFVAVAETGHLGRAAERLNLSQPPLTRQIQHLEDELGVKLFHRSSRGMALTAAGQQLLQHARTLLALTDQAVQQTQLAARGEIGRLDVGLYGSAIFGLVPQVLSAFRSTHPDVELVLHHAQTPAQIPALRQGRVLLVFERLLPEEHDIEVTLVGREQLLLALAADHPLAAKPSVDVTSLNGQTLIIGSSPSAAANALALCRAHGFEPRFAPPASDVVTATLLAATGVGVTLVPESMTHVHYPGVAYRPLLSCVPAYMDLHCFYLRGTQSPLLDAMLETVAQVRRKLSRRAAGASDALPTP
- a CDS encoding glycoside hydrolase family 2 TIM barrel-domain containing protein, yielding MTKTMKPAPLWKSLALTAVTAAVLVACGGDGGGGDSPAELLADSRTSTALMTQWKFVQDDGLSDEQALASAASNWSTVSLPHTWNATDAATTAQSTPTTPTYKRGIGWYRLEFDHADAKSATQWLQFDGASIVVDVWLNGTKLGQHRGAFTAFRFDVTSVIKPGRNVLLVKTDNRAATSDSSPTAIAPLGGDFNMSGGLYRGVSLVGTPSRAQIALDDLGSSGVFARSTAVAADKATVNVLAKLRNTSGADGNFTVQAALVEADGTAVKARAAQSVSLKAGAAADVAQDLAVTAPRLWQGLADPYLYRLVVELKDAGGNTIDKVVQDFGIREMRFDADKGFFLNGKSVPLHGVNLHQDVQGKAWAISEADVDESFRQIKEVGANTVRLAHYPHSAYTVRQAEKLGVVVWAELPLVNSTSVARLADPEATGFAENARMQLRELIRQQYNHSSIGIWSIANELTGGTDAQNNVQPLLASLNKVAKEEDPLRITTLANQVTRNGDVVLPDTLTQTGYTDSYSVNRYFQWYYGTSETQLGDNLDDFHRRLPTTPIGVSEYGAGNALTHHTDDVAGGRVCQRDTSGATRICYQPEGYANYVHEKAYAQIVARPYLMGSWIWNMFDFGSGNRHEGDIGQTNTKGIVTFDRSVKKDVFYFYKANWTQTPVTYIAERRYTERAYASNNIKVYSNADTVALKVNGATVGTLAAAQCVLKVCEFKNVQLQPGANTVVAEGVHGGSTVTDLVSWNLAAERVNNVFIAAGQLTTGLQSTDPLLGNHRFGSDKFFVGGELPAIVGRSGLGLSGAVPIAGLGSTAIPETGRVWDMWREGASFGYRIPVPNGNYKVTLGFLEPTATAVGSRVLNVDANGVRQLTGLDVLQAAGARNAAIARSFNATVSNGELRLDFTGTTGKAIVSNISVAPQ
- a CDS encoding glycoside hydrolase family 3 protein — translated: MHRLPPARAALLRPTSLAARVSLCGALGLLILAGCGSDGDEEIAQPVIGARAKAVISVDGKQFKDANGNGRLDVYEDWRRPVQERIDDLVSQMTLQEKAGLMLINTLNAGTAGALPANALDLIQNQKMSRFILRSVVTATPSSGQVTPEQAALFTNAVQEASEATRLGIPAVFKSNARNHYEKDPRVGINEAAGAFTEFPKEAGLAAAALGTGDMSVIQDFATVMGREWKSIGLRGMYGYMADLSTEPRWYRVHETFTEDADLNANIMKTLVQTLQGPKVKDGTSVTPDSAVALTLKHFPGGGPQEMGLDPHYAHGKNQVYPGGNFGYHLKPFMAALDAGVSAVMPYYGVPINVTYEGVTYEQTGMAFSKQVVTDLLRGKLGFQGYVNSDTGIVTDRAWGLEKKTVAERVAAAINGGTETLSGFSENKTIVDLVSAGLVSEARVTEAAKRLLKEQFQLGLFENPYVVAPQATTTVGADAHRALGMEIQRKSVVLLQNLDQDGGGKALPLKAGARLYTMGMAKSDTEKYGFTVTDGDAAVNGQRPSAAGHDMAVIRVEVSTNKLLPGTNTRATSSYRSNDPATGGRLNPATGKAWGAPDRCVTPSDYSAEDALKACLDNGLNFGGSLPWENGMLSFTEMHASQSWEVTPSLDKIQAVMNEVGAKKTVLAIYFRQPYVLDDASGLKNAGAIVAGFGISNTALLDVLSGKVLATGAAVKPQGKLPFALARSSKAVVDNQPDVPGYPAADTLFPFGFGLTY
- a CDS encoding porin, encoding MNFKHSPVWVGMALACAAHTASAQSNVTLYGLVDLNVTQYKAGGRAGGDTRTVMNDGTNNGLNGSRWGVRVNEDLGDGLKAQVVIEGGINADAGTSAQGGRAFGRQTFISLSHATLGELRLGRQYILEDYVMGLTDPMGNALVSNPSTGVTNLGRAIPLWLNAPRADNVVQYRTPTWGGFFAAAQVAPGEGTTDRFHGVSAGYLGGPVAVAFSYEWNKSRTTDDDTNKSLTIGANYNFGAFKILGGWQRNRDLATGSGNGAASGVSNLTINAGRAFVANRTDGATVGVEVPMGLFTYGANYTRVKYEGTSASADLGKAALVARYAFSKNTQVYAGLSYASGDLADYISEKRVANVGMRTSF
- a CDS encoding NAD-dependent epimerase/dehydratase family protein, producing MNASPPRFKRLLLTGADGHLGRVLRPRLKRQCEVLRLSHRSDFGPAGSGEEIELAYLENPDAMRRLLRDVDAVVHMGGVSTEQPWSPILASNIVGAYNLYEAARHNGVRRVVFASSNHVTGFYTQREVISPLDPPRPDGLYGLSKAFGENLAQLYFDKHGIETVSLRIGSSYEAPKDRRMLATWLSFDDLERLVVAALTAPVVGHTVVYGLSDNTTAWWDNGPARHLGYRPQDSSERFRAELEARQPHIDPTDPVALYQGGSFVRTGPFEDG